Proteins from a genomic interval of Watersipora subatra chromosome 10, tzWatSuba1.1, whole genome shotgun sequence:
- the LOC137406324 gene encoding uncharacterized protein: MGQPNPLVTSGSLPIFIWRTVLLLICCQLLPRVSGAAINERIAYSGNGIEASEAGVNSLPCDVCLDEIISRLAFHCIQCSEVEQLTECFQKCIPQAPNDDGNGSIRQLLMLTQTSMILTLLKTQSCTVEEEQAPGCTEEILDCLQPVISRNSAYPFMIRNLNCSDEAMISLLTCTAKSPDCAWRDHIETIASRGRRGACGGGDSCVASNILFIAGPKCKTYRMTDINNVASALTQPSMRTAPGTLFDTSICGLRHRAVVDC, encoded by the exons ATGGGCCAGCCTAACCCTTTAGTCACATCAGGGTCATTACCAATATTTATTTGGAGAACTGTACTATTACTGATTTGCTGCCAACTGCTGCCAAGGGTATCGGGTGCGGCTATCAACGAACGAATAGCTTATTCTGGGAACGGTATAGAGGCAAGCGAAGCCGGAGTCAATT CGTTGCCTTGTGATGTCTGTCTCGATGAAATCATTAGTCGTCTGGCATTCCACTGCATTCAGTGCAGCGA AGTCGAACAACTCACAGAATGCTTTCAAAAATGCATTCCTCAAGCACCAAATGACGATGGAAACGGCAGTATTAGACAACTTCTAATGCTTACACAGACATCCATGATATTGACACTTCTGAAAACTCAAAGTTGTACAGTAGAAGAAG aACAAGCCCCAGGATGTACTGAAGAAATCTTAGACTGCCTGCAGCCAGTTATATCAAGAAACAGTGCTTACCCTTTCATGATACGAAACCTTAATTGCTC AGATGAAGCAATGATTTCTCTTTTGACGTGCACAGCTAAATCACCTGACTGCGCATGGAGAGATCACATTGAGACTATTGCTAGCAGGGGTCGAA GAGGTGCTTGCGGAGGAGGTGACTCATGCGTGGCCAGCAACATATTATTCATAGCTGGACCCAAATGCAAGACTTACAGAATGACAGACATAAACAATGTAGCTAGCGCTCTCACCCAGCCGTCAATGAGAACTGCTCCTGGCACACTATTTGACACGTCTATATGTGGCCTCAGACACAGGGCAGTTGTCGACTGTTAG